From the genome of Streptomyces sp. NBC_01341, one region includes:
- a CDS encoding DUF192 domain-containing protein, with protein MGTWRDGGGTLTVGTDTGVREVPLRIAASYRARARGLLGVDGIDGALLITPCGSVHTFRMRFTIDVAYLDREFNVLAVRTMRPGRLGLPRLRARHVVESEAGAMDAWGLRPGTRVRVCAAATEVSPPAP; from the coding sequence ATGGGGACATGGCGTGACGGCGGCGGGACACTGACGGTCGGTACGGACACCGGGGTGCGGGAGGTTCCGCTGCGGATAGCGGCCTCGTACCGGGCGCGGGCGCGGGGGCTCCTCGGTGTGGACGGCATCGACGGAGCGCTGCTGATCACCCCGTGCGGGAGCGTCCACACCTTCCGGATGCGCTTCACCATCGACGTGGCCTACCTGGACCGGGAGTTCAATGTGCTCGCGGTACGCACGATGAGGCCCGGACGGCTCGGCCTGCCCCGGCTCCGCGCCCGGCACGTGGTCGAGTCCGAAGCGGGGGCGATGGATGCCTGGGGCCTGCGGCCGGGCACACGCGTGCGGGTCTGCGCGGCTGCTACGGAAGTTTCGCCGCCTGCGCCGTGA
- a CDS encoding class I SAM-dependent methyltransferase: MTGSAATPASSDNARFDALVAEAAAASVDGWDFSWFDGRATEERPSWGYARAMADRMGAARAALDIQTGGGEVLASAPVLPPLTVATESWPPNIARATALLHPRGAVVVADTDEPPLPFGDDAFDLVVSRHPVTTWWEEIARVLAPGGIYFSQQVGRESVFELVEYFLGPLTAEERGARDPQDAGRAAEAAGLEVTDLRAERLRIEFHDIGAVVHFLRKVIWMVPGFTVDAYLPQLRSLHRLIEAEGPFVAHSARFLIEARKPGSPATVRG; the protein is encoded by the coding sequence ATGACCGGATCAGCCGCGACTCCCGCCTCCTCCGACAACGCCCGCTTCGACGCCCTCGTCGCCGAGGCCGCCGCCGCCTCCGTGGACGGCTGGGACTTCTCGTGGTTCGACGGGCGCGCCACCGAGGAGCGCCCCTCGTGGGGCTACGCGCGCGCCATGGCGGACCGGATGGGCGCCGCCCGCGCGGCGCTCGACATCCAGACCGGCGGAGGCGAGGTTCTCGCCTCCGCGCCCGTGCTCCCGCCCCTGACGGTGGCGACCGAGTCCTGGCCGCCCAACATCGCCCGTGCCACCGCGCTGCTCCACCCGCGCGGCGCCGTCGTCGTCGCGGACACCGACGAGCCGCCGCTGCCCTTCGGTGACGACGCCTTCGACCTGGTCGTCAGCAGGCATCCGGTGACCACGTGGTGGGAGGAGATCGCCCGGGTGCTGGCGCCGGGGGGCATCTACTTCTCCCAGCAGGTCGGCCGGGAGAGCGTGTTCGAACTCGTCGAGTACTTCCTCGGCCCCCTGACCGCCGAGGAGCGCGGAGCCCGGGACCCGCAGGACGCGGGGAGGGCCGCCGAGGCCGCCGGGCTCGAGGTGACCGACCTGCGCGCCGAGCGGCTGCGCATCGAGTTCCACGACATCGGCGCCGTCGTCCACTTCCTCCGCAAGGTCATCTGGATGGTGCCGGGTTTCACCGTCGACGCCTATCTGCCACAACTCCGTTCCCTGCACCGGCTGATCGAGGCCGAGGGGCCGTTCGTCGCGCACAGCGCCCGCTTCCTGATCGAGGCGCGCAAACCGGGAAGTCCGGCAACTGTGCGTGGGTGA
- a CDS encoding isoprenyl transferase — translation MNLRDLVYGLYARRVEGRLDHDQVPKHIGVILDGNRRWAKASGGSAVQGHQAGADKISELLGWCSETDVEVVTLWLLSTDNFDRPEAELTPLLGIIENTVRNLAADGRWRLHHVGTLDLLPARTQTVLKEAEEATSGVQGIIVNVAVGYGGRQEIADAVRSLLLEHSARGTTFEELAEVVSTDLISEHLYTRGQPDPDLVIRTSGEQRLSGFMLWQSAHSEYYFCEVFWPAFRKVDFLRALRDYAARHRRYGS, via the coding sequence GTGAACTTGCGCGACCTGGTGTACGGGCTCTACGCACGCCGGGTGGAAGGCCGCCTGGACCACGACCAGGTGCCCAAGCACATCGGCGTCATCCTCGACGGCAACCGGCGGTGGGCGAAGGCGTCCGGCGGCTCGGCCGTGCAAGGACACCAGGCCGGAGCGGACAAGATCTCCGAGCTCCTCGGCTGGTGCAGCGAGACCGACGTCGAGGTCGTCACGCTCTGGCTGCTCTCCACGGACAACTTCGACCGGCCCGAGGCGGAGCTCACCCCTCTGCTCGGCATCATCGAGAACACCGTGCGCAACCTGGCCGCGGACGGCCGCTGGCGTCTGCACCACGTCGGCACCCTCGACCTGCTGCCCGCGAGGACCCAGACCGTCCTCAAGGAGGCCGAGGAGGCCACCTCCGGCGTCCAGGGAATAATCGTCAACGTCGCCGTCGGTTACGGCGGACGCCAGGAGATCGCGGACGCCGTGCGCTCACTGCTCCTGGAGCACTCCGCCAGGGGCACGACCTTCGAGGAGCTCGCCGAGGTCGTCTCCACGGACCTCATCTCCGAGCACCTCTACACCCGCGGACAGCCCGACCCGGACCTGGTGATCCGCACCAGCGGGGAGCAGCGGCTGTCCGGCTTCATGCTCTGGCAGAGCGCCCATTCGGAGTACTACTTCTGCGAAGTTTTCTGGCCGGCCTTCCGCAAGGTCGACTTCCTGCGCGCCCTGCGCGACTACGCGGCACGGCACCGGCGCTACGGGTCCTGA
- the mgrA gene encoding L-glyceraldehyde 3-phosphate reductase, producing the protein MTDSLSYLADTSRYDSMEYRRTGRSGLKLPAVSLGLWHNFGDDRALGTQRAILRRAFDLGVTHFDLANNYGPPPGSAELNFGKLFRQDFAPYRDELVISTKAGYEMHPGPYGEWGSRKYLLSSLDASLGRMGLDHVDIFYSHRFDPHTPLEETMGALASAVHRGKALYVGVSSYNAAQTAEAARILREMGVPALIHQPSYSMINRWVEADGLLDTLEEAGMGCISFAPLAQGLLTDKYLSGIPEGSRASQGKSLDPGLLSEEMVRRLRGLNEIAGRRGQSLAQMALNWVLRDSRMTSALIGASSVGQLEQNVAALSAPALTAAEIEEIDAFAVDTASTNIWANRR; encoded by the coding sequence GTGACTGATTCCCTCTCCTACCTCGCCGACACCTCGCGCTACGACTCGATGGAGTACCGCCGCACCGGCCGCAGCGGGCTCAAGCTCCCCGCCGTCTCCCTCGGCCTCTGGCACAACTTCGGTGACGACCGCGCCCTCGGCACGCAGCGGGCGATCCTGCGCCGCGCCTTCGATCTCGGCGTGACGCACTTCGACCTGGCCAACAACTACGGCCCGCCGCCCGGCTCGGCGGAACTGAACTTCGGCAAGCTCTTCCGCCAGGACTTCGCCCCGTACAGGGACGAGCTCGTGATCTCCACCAAGGCCGGGTACGAGATGCACCCCGGCCCCTACGGCGAGTGGGGATCCCGCAAGTACCTGCTGTCCTCGCTCGACGCCTCGCTGGGGCGCATGGGCCTCGATCACGTCGACATCTTCTACTCGCACCGCTTCGACCCCCACACGCCGCTCGAGGAGACCATGGGGGCGCTCGCCTCCGCCGTGCACCGGGGCAAGGCGCTGTACGTGGGCGTGTCCTCCTACAACGCGGCACAGACCGCCGAGGCGGCCCGCATCCTCCGCGAGATGGGCGTGCCCGCCCTGATCCACCAGCCGTCCTACTCGATGATCAACCGCTGGGTGGAGGCCGACGGGCTCCTCGACACGCTGGAGGAGGCCGGCATGGGCTGCATCTCCTTCGCGCCACTCGCCCAGGGCCTGCTCACGGACAAGTACCTCTCGGGCATCCCCGAGGGCTCGCGCGCCAGCCAGGGCAAGTCCCTCGATCCCGGACTGCTGTCCGAGGAGATGGTGCGGCGGCTGCGCGGGCTGAACGAGATCGCGGGGCGCCGCGGGCAGTCACTGGCGCAGATGGCCCTGAACTGGGTCCTGCGTGACAGCCGGATGACGTCGGCCCTGATCGGGGCGTCGAGCGTGGGACAGCTGGAGCAGAACGTGGCCGCGCTCTCCGCGCCGGCGCTGACCGCCGCCGAGATCGAGGAGATCGACGCCTTCGCGGTGGACACGGCGAGCACCAACATCTGGGCCAACCGGCGCTGA
- a CDS encoding winged helix DNA-binding domain-containing protein, with the protein MTTRARTTTVTWSEANARRLDRQFLSGVASAATGGGDTVAGAVAAMLGAHAQVLSAAELSVGLRTPGVTRTHVRTSLWSDRTLVKTFGPRGTVHLLPAADLPMWTGALSAVPAGTSPFSRDARMTPDQVEEVLAAVSDALTGAELTVDELSAEVIARTGPWAGDPVMPAFQGMWPRWRQVLHLAGHRGALRYAPNRGRKATYTRPGVTPLPAPEATALLAGRYLHAYGPATPAHFARWLAAPRGWAAGLFEELAGAGAIERVEFENCGPAWVATGDTLFPSAPPHGVRLLPYFDAFAIASRPRERLCPGAASGRALAGGQAGNFPVLLVDGTVAGVWHQRRSGKRIAVTVEPLSAGTLDAARLRELEGQVERLGSVMEGVATLTVGQVDVGGHA; encoded by the coding sequence ATGACGACACGAGCCCGCACCACGACCGTGACCTGGTCCGAAGCGAACGCCCGGCGGCTTGACCGGCAGTTCCTGTCCGGCGTCGCCTCCGCCGCCACCGGTGGCGGGGACACGGTGGCGGGGGCGGTCGCCGCGATGCTCGGTGCGCACGCCCAGGTGCTGTCGGCCGCCGAACTCTCCGTCGGCCTCCGCACGCCCGGGGTGACACGCACGCATGTGCGTACGTCGCTGTGGAGCGACCGGACCCTCGTCAAGACGTTCGGCCCCCGCGGCACCGTGCACCTGCTGCCCGCCGCGGATCTGCCGATGTGGACGGGTGCCCTGTCGGCGGTTCCTGCGGGGACGAGCCCGTTCTCCAGGGACGCACGGATGACGCCGGATCAGGTGGAGGAGGTCCTGGCCGCCGTGTCCGACGCGCTGACCGGTGCCGAGCTCACGGTCGACGAGCTCTCCGCTGAGGTGATCGCCCGCACCGGCCCGTGGGCGGGCGACCCGGTGATGCCGGCGTTCCAGGGGATGTGGCCGCGCTGGCGCCAGGTGCTGCACCTGGCGGGGCACCGGGGCGCCCTCCGCTACGCCCCGAACCGCGGCCGGAAGGCCACCTACACCCGTCCCGGGGTCACTCCGCTGCCGGCCCCGGAGGCGACGGCGCTGCTCGCAGGGCGTTATCTGCACGCGTACGGTCCCGCGACCCCGGCCCACTTCGCCCGGTGGCTCGCCGCGCCGCGCGGCTGGGCGGCAGGGCTCTTCGAGGAGCTGGCCGGGGCGGGCGCGATCGAGCGGGTGGAGTTCGAGAACTGCGGTCCGGCCTGGGTGGCGACGGGCGACACGCTGTTCCCGTCGGCGCCGCCTCACGGCGTGCGGCTCCTCCCCTACTTCGACGCGTTCGCCATCGCCTCCCGGCCCCGGGAACGGCTCTGTCCGGGTGCGGCGTCCGGTCGGGCGCTGGCCGGCGGCCAGGCGGGCAACTTCCCGGTGCTGCTGGTCGACGGGACGGTCGCGGGGGTGTGGCATCAGCGGCGTTCGGGGAAGCGGATCGCGGTGACGGTGGAGCCGCTGTCCGCCGGCACCCTGGACGCCGCCCGCCTCCGGGAGCTGGAGGGCCAGGTGGAGCGGCTGGGCTCGGTCATGGAAGGCGTGGCGACGCTGACGGTGGGACAGGTGGACGTCGGCGGGCACGCGTAG